Proteins from a genomic interval of Harpia harpyja isolate bHarHar1 chromosome 7, bHarHar1 primary haplotype, whole genome shotgun sequence:
- the CDK5R2 gene encoding cyclin-dependent kinase 5 activator 2, protein MGTVLSLSPAASSGKGGGGGGLLAEKAPGRVPGKGESRLKRPSVLISALTWKRLVAASAKKKKNTKKVTPKPGGGAPGGAPGQPDPLVVQRNRENLRKSVVGSADGAKQGPLAVPVPTVPSAPQELHPGSGGGKPPPPPPPAGSRAPGSPRRVVVQASTGELLRCLGDFVCRRCYRLKELSPGELISWFRSVDRSLLLQGWQDQGFITPANLVFVYLLCREALRGEDIGSQAELQAAFLTCLYLAYSYMGNEISYPLKPFLVEGDKGRFWERCLGIIQRLSAKMLRINADPHYFTQLFQDLKSEGEGGDGSKHWTISLDR, encoded by the coding sequence ATGGGCACGGtgctctccctctcccccgccgcctcctcgggcaagggcggcggcggcggggggctgctgGCCGAGAAGGCGCCGGGAAGGGTGCCGGGCAAGGGCGAGAGCCGGCTGAAGCGCCCCAGCGTGCTCATCTCGGCGCTCACCTGGAAGCGGCTGGTGGCCGCCTCGgccaagaagaagaagaacacCAAGAAGGTGACGCCGaagcccggcggcggggccccggggggggccccGGGCCAGCCCGACCCGCTGGTGGTGCAGCGCAACCGCGAGAACTTGCGCAAGTCGGTGGTGGGGTCGGCCGACGGCGCCAAGCAGGGCCCGCTGGCCGTGCCGGTGCCCACCGTGCCCTCGGCGCCGCAGGAGCTGCACCCGGGCTCCGGCGGGGGCaagccgccgccgccaccgccgccggccgGCAGCCGCGCCCCGGGGTCCCCGCGCCGGGTGGTGGTGCAGGCGTCCACCGGCGAGCTGCTGCGCTGCTTGGGGGACTTCGTGTGCCGCCGCTGCTACCGGCTGAAGGAGCTGAGCCCCGGCGAGCTCATCTCCTGGTTCCGCAGCGTGGACCGCtcgctgctgctgcagggctggcaggaccaGGGCTTCATCACCCCCGCCAACCTGGTGTTCGTCTACCTGCTGTGCCGGGAAGCGCTGCGGGGCGAAGACATCGGGAGCCAGGCCGAGCTGCAGGCCGCCTTCCTCACCTGCCTCTATCTCGCCTACTCCTACATGGGCAACGAGATCTCCTACCCGCTCAAGCCCTTCCTGGTGGAGGGTGACAAGGGGCGCTTCTGGGAGCGCTGCCTGGGCATCATCCAGCGCCTCAGCGCCAAGATGCTGCGAATCAACGCGGACCCGCACTACTTCACGCAACTCTTCCAGGACCTCAAGAGCGAGGGCGAGGGCGGAGATGGGTCCAAGCACTGGACGATCAGCCTGGACCGTTAG